The DNA window GCGCAGTTCGGGTCCGGGGACCAGGGGTGCCAGAAACAGAGGGCCCAGGTTGTGGTAGATTTCGGCGACCGCGGGCGCCACCTGCGGGCAATGGCCGATGACAACGTCGACGCGCTCGGTGCCGGAAAAAAGCTGGGCCACCTTCCTGGCCTGGTCGGGCTGGCAGCCGTCGTCGCGCGTCTCCAGGGTTACAATTCTTCCCAGCAGCCCGCCGTGTTCATTGATGACACTGACCGCAGCCTCGGCTGCCTGCTGCATCTCCTGGCCGACTGCCGCCCAGGGGCCGGTCAAGGGCGCGGCGAGTCCGATCCTCACCGACTGCGCAGCCGCCAAGTCTGGCCCGGCCGACCACAGGATCGCCAACCCCACCAGAAGATGACACCAAAGCCTCCCGAATCGAAACTCATTCCTGCGCCTCATCGGACACCTCCCGAATCGACTGACGAGCACGGTTCGGCCGCCATGGGCGGCCTAATCAGTTCTGGATGCCTTGCGAAAGAGTTTTTCGATCTGTGCATCGGCCGTTTCGGGTTGGGCGGCGGAAGGCCCGAGGATCTCAAAGTTGGAACCGATCGCCACGGCGCGCCGCACGGCGAAAATGACGGGTTGCTCGATCACCAGGCGTCCGTCGCCACTGACTTCGTATTTGACGTCGGGTTCGAACTTAAGCAGCGATCCCAGGGCCGGAGTCTTGAGCTTGATGGCGGCCCCGGTGGCATCGTGGAGGGTGTAGACGCCCTTGGAAACCCGAAAGGCTTCGGTGACCAGGAAACGATTCGGCTTGGCCAACTCGTCCTGGCATACCGCGGATACCTTCGCCCGGTTGTCCGGGTCTTCGAGCCAGACTTTCATGTTGAGCAGACGAAAGGCGTCAGCGCCATGCTCCTGCACCTCGAGGCTCACCTTTTTCACTTTCGAAAAGGCCGGGCCGGCGGAAATGCCCTTGATGTTGATCAGGGCGTCCGCCCTTAGCTCACGGGCTTTGGTGAAGGAAATTTGCGGGAAAATGCTCGGTTCGGGGCGCAAGACCTCCTCGGGGAAGCGGCAGGATTCCAGATGATCGATCCAGCGGATGCCGTTGGCGTCGACCTGGATAATCGAGCCGGGGCGGTACTTGGAGTCGGGAAACGGCAGCGGCACCCACCCGCCGGCCGCTTTGAACATTTCGAGCCATTCCTGGGGAGAGTAGACCTCCGGGGCCTTTGGCGCACACCCGGCGCCACCCAGAATCAAAAGAACCAGAACGGTCATGCCCCCCACTCTGGCCGCCCACCGCACCGTGCCGAGTTTCGACTGCCATCGCTGTCCCATAGCGCCTCCTCTACCGCTTGAGCCATGATGAATCTGGCTTTTATTAATGAGAAACTAGCCGATCCGGAAGATTTGTCAATCAGGCGTAGGTGATTTCCCCCCCAACAATAGCAATGAGTCAGGCAGGGGGGTGGTGCGCGACTAAACCCTGCGTCTTGGACAGGATTTGGCCGCGCACCCCAAGCCAATCAGGCCGTTGCGGCACTCTGCTCTGGTTCCGTTGACTCCTCCTTTTTGGCAGGGGCCTTGGGTTCGAGGGCCACCGGCGCCTTGTCCGGCTTGGCCTTTTCCTCCCGAGGCTTGGGCGCCGCGGCTTTTCTTGCCGCCACAAAATCCTTGTAGGCAGCCTCCATGTTGCGCGGGACAAAAAAGCGCGCGCGCGGATCGGGAAGCGCCTTGGCGATATCCTCGCCCAACTCCGCCATGGCCAGGCAAACCCCAGCCATGCGCCGTTCCAGCTCCTGCGCCTTGCTCTGGTCGAGGTTGCTGAAGGGACCGGCATGGGTCTTGAGCTGGGCGTAGAGGTTGTTGAGCTGAGTGGTCACCTGCACCAGGGCTTGAATCTCCGGGCATTTGGGGGTCAGGACGTGGGCGCCGCGCTCGCGCGCCGCCATGACGCGCTCCTCCATTTTGCGCTCGCGCTGCGCCGCGAATTCCTCGCGCTTTTTTTGCTCCTCGGGGGAGAGGGGTTTGGGGGTGCCTTTTTTTCCCGCCATGGTCGTTTCTCCTTGGGGTTAGGGGTTGACGCCACTGATGCGCGCGAGGTTGCGGCGGATTTTTCGCCGGCGCAGCACGTCGCGCAGAAACACAACGAGATAGGGGACGAAGCAGGCCACGGAGATGAAAAAGAACGCGCGCAGCCCGCTCGGTATGATCAGGGGATGGATCTCGAAGAAGCCGTAGTAAAACGCATGCGCACGCTGGGGGCTGAACAGGGTGTCGGCCAGCTCCCAGACGTTTTTGGGAGTCGCCAGGCGCGCGATGACATAGTAGAGCAAGGCTATGAAGCAGCCTTTGCCGAACAGCGCCATGGCGCGTCCGTTGAGCAGGTAGTTGACGGCCTTGCGCGTGAGGGTGCCAATGAAATACTTGGCCAGATACAGGCACAACAGCGTGTTGAAGAGCACCATCAGGTAGGGGATGCTGTGAAAAAGCAGCGTCAGTGAGGGGTCGCCCTGGTTTTTCAGGGCAAAGGGCAGCAGATAAAACTCGACCAAGGGGAAAAACAAAAACAGCAGCAGGCCCTCGTTGAATCCGCTTTTCGCACCGATTTTCCAGTATTCAAGGCTTCCCTCGAGGGTCAAGAATTCCCCCGGAATATCCTGTTCGCGCTCGAGCACATAGTATTGCTGAATGTCGCCGATCGCCGAGAGCAACCCCTTGGGCTTGACCCGCTGGAGTTGCTGGTTGGTCGGGATGATCTGCTCATTGGCCGTGCCTTGGGGCGCTGATGCGCGCCCGCCGGCGGCGCCGCGGCCCCCGCTGCCTGCTGCCATGTTTCTATTCTCCTTGGAGAAGTTCGCCCTGGGCTTTGGGGCCCTGGGGTTGAACCGCGATCACGCGCGCAACCAAGGGGTTGGCTTTCTTGCGCTGGCTCGCCTCTTTTTTCGTCGCATAGAACTCCGGGTAGAGACGAAAGGGCACCATCCAGGCCTCGCGTCGGTCGCCAGTCTGCTCGGTGAGCCATACCGGCACGCAATAGGCGTTTGGCGCCAGCAGATTGCGCAACAACCCGTTGTCCCGGAAATAACCCACCATGGCGCGCAGAATCGAATCCTGGATCGGGCGAAACAGTGCGTCCTGGGAGGTGATCTGTTCGCTCAGCTCGTAGTCCTGGGTGTGCTTTTCGATCTGGCGGCCGGCGATGTCCTTTAGAGCCTGGACATTGAACCAGGCGGTGTGGGTGGTCAAATCGCTCACCCCCTGCCAAAACCCGCGCCCGCGATCGAGCGTCTTCTGGTCGACATCAAGGCGCAGTTGCAGCTCCCGCAACGCCTCATCGGGGCGAAACCAAGGCGAGATATCGGCCAGAGGCGATGTGAGGGGTTTGGCCTCCCCCGCGCCCTGCCCTTCCCCGCCCAGATCGAGATCAAAGACCGTGCGGGTGCCGCTGAGAAACCTTGGTTCCTCCTCGCTGCCGCTCGCGGGCGCGATCGCCTCGGGCGTTGCTTGCGAGAAACCGAGCGCCTCCCTGCTCTTCTGCCGGCAAGCTGGCGGCACCTCCTCGGACACGCCATAAAGGCTCATGCCATCGACCAAAGCGATGATCTCCTTCATCTCCTGGGCCCCGGACTCAAACAGCTGGACCAGCTGTTCGGGCGTTTCGGGCAAAAAGGAAAGCTTCGCGCCAGGCCCCTGCCCTACCCTGCCCGGCGCGTCCTCGCGGGTGTCCTCGCTTAGGCCCGCCGGTTCGGCCTGGTTCTGGGGATCGAGAAAATAGCCGCCCTGCCTGAGGATCTCGAGCATCGCCTGGGCGCGCGTCTTGCCGATGCGCAGGCGTTCGGCGAACTCCTTGAGCTCGATGTCCGCGCAGCCGCGGGCAATGGCGATGGCATCCTCCCACTTGGCATCCTGAAGCGGCGATGCGTGCTCGTCCTGTTCCCGCATGTGCGCCAGGGAAGGTTGCTGCGGGGGGGGCTGGGAGAAATCTTTCGGGGGCTCAACCGCCGCGGGAGGACGGGGTTGCGGCTTTCCGGGCGATTGGAGGGCCTGGCGCGTCTGAAGAGAGAAAAAGCCGGGGTCGTCTTCTTCGGCGCCGGGCAGGGCGTCATCGGAATCGCACGGCAGGGGCGCGTAGGGGTTGAGGATGCGCTCGATGGCCGGCAGCGTGACCGGAGCGATCCACTCCGGCACCGATTCGTTGCCGGCGTAGGCCTGGTATTCAAATTTGCGCGCTCCGCGATCGGCGTACTGCACCAAGGCGGCGAGCCCCTGCAGGGGCCCTGAATCGTGGTGCGAAATGACGGCCTTGAGAATCTCCTCGCGGCTGGGCAGCTGGTCAAAGCCCTCGATGGTGCGCAAGAGATTGGCGGCGTTGACCGGGTGGACGCCGGTTGCGTAGTCCTTGCCGCCGTTGACGCTGGGCAGCTTGCCCAGGTCGTGGGCCAGTACCGCGATCAGCACGCGCGGGATCTGCCAGGTCTCCTCGCGCTCGATGAGGTGCGCCACGGCGACGCTTGCGGCATTGAGGACATGATCGAGCAGGCTGACCTGGCGCAAGACCTCGTAGGACTGCTTGCTCCACTTGGTATCATGGTCCTCGCGAAACGCGGGGTTTTTCACCACCGAAGGGCTGGGATGCTCCTTGTCGTAGCGCTCCAGGAGCTGGGCGATGATGCCGCGATGCAAAAGTTTCTTGCGGTCGAACCAGGGCGAGGTCTGGACATACTCGCGGAAAAAATCCTTGGCGTTTTCGTTCTGGATTTTGGGCCGGTAATCCTCGTGAAAGTAGCCGACGGGCTGGCGCCAGAGCTTGGCCAATTCGTCGATGCTCAGGATCTGCTTGCGCGAGGCCTCCTTTTCCTGGAGGTAGCCGGCATGGATGCCCAGTTCGCGAAGCGTCACGACAAAGTGATCCTTCTCCTTGGCCCTGATCAGCAGCACCAGGGCGTAGAGAGCGCAGAGGCCTGAGGCGGCCAGCAGTGCGCAGGCGATGGGGTCCTCGCGCCACATGGGGGTCACCTGATCTTGCGGATGGTGTTGGGCGTGGGAAACTGCACCGCGAGCGGACAGTGCGGCACATCGTAGGTCTTGCCGCGATACACCCCGCCGAAGGTCATCAGGTAAAACTCGCGCGGCGCAAGGCTTAGGACATCGGAGGTCTTGACCATCAGATCCTCGGTTTCGCGCACACTAAAGCCGCCGCCAAAGCTTAGGATGGGGCTGAGGATTTTTCTCTCGCCCAGGTGGCGCGAGACGTAATCGGCCGTTTCGGAATCGGGCACGCGGAAGAATATCTTGGTGTTGGCGTTGTCGAGAATCGAGTAGGTTTTTTCGTGCCCGAGCACATCGGTGAGCTGGTTGATGCTCTGGTTGTAGGCGGTGATGAAGGTGTTGGAGGAACCAACCTGGGCGATCATGTCGGGAAAGCCTGAGTGAATGCAGCTTTGCGCCTCATCGATATGCAGCGTCAGGGGCGGATGGATTTTGCCGCCGCTTGCCAGGACGCGCCCGATGTAGCTCTGGATCATGGACAAGATAACCTTGGCCGTGGTCTGCGCGGCGCGCGCGGTCAGAAGCGCGCCCAGCTGCACGACCATGATCACCGTTTTGCCCTCCTCCAGGCGCTTCAAGAAACGATTCTCGTCGGCCTTGCCGATGATGCGCCCGACATGGCCGTTGGTGAGCTCGGAGAGCGCCACGCGCAAGGATGAGCCGACCTTGGCGAAAAAATCCGGCGGCGTGGACAAGATGCGATTGAGCATCTGCACCAGGTTTTCAATGTCCTTGGTGGGATCAAGGGAGGCCAGCTGGTCGCGCAGCTTGGTCAACCCGTTGTAGCTGACATAATTTTCCACCTCCTTGAGGTTGAACACCGGCTGCCGGTGATTGGCCACGGCCAGGGTGATCAGGCCCGTGGTGATGCCAAGGGCCATCTCGTAGGCCACGTTGTAGTAATAGGGGTCATCGCCCACCGAGACGCCCGCGGTGATGTGCGCCACCAGTTCCTCGATCATGTAGTAGGAGGCCAGCGGATCGATGACGGCCGAGAGGTCGGGAAAGATGGGCGTGACCAGCATCAGATCGTCCTTGCGGCCGGTTTTGAGCGCCCAGTAGGCAATGGCGTTGAAGAGCTCGGGATCGCCCTTGGGGTCAAAAATCACCGTGCTGTAGCCTTTGCGGATGTCGCTGATGGCGATCTGCTCGAGCAGGCGCGATTTGCCGCTGCGCGTGGAACCAAACACCCAGGCGCCGGCGCACCGATAGCTGTCCGGGATTTCAAGGCTTAGCAGCTTTTCCTTTTTCTTGAGCTCAACGCCCTCGCCCAGCCTGGTTTTGAGTTTCGCCAGCCGCGGCTGGGTAAAGGCGAGCCGTTTCGCCTCTTCGGCGTGGTTGCGCCGACGGGTGCGCGACTGCTTGTTGAGCGTGGCCACGCCGCGCACGCTGGCGAGGTTTTCGCGGCGAACGGCTTGCGCTGTTTCGAGTTTCTTGCGCCACTTTTGGATGATCGACCTGGCGAGGCTCATCGGCGGATCTCCTCGGTTCGTTGGGCCAGAAATTCCAGCTCGCGCGGCAGCTGCTTTTCCTTGCGCCGCCGAAACAGGCTGCGGCGCGCCTTGCGGATTTCAACGCCGTTTTTGCCAATCAGGATAAAAACATGCTCCCCCAGCTCCTTGCTGACCGCGGTAAGCGTCTGCTTGGGGATTTTGTGGGTGGTCCAGATCTCCGAGCGCTCCCCGGGTTGGCGCATGCGGCAGGTGATGCGCAAGTCCTGGGGCGCGTTTTCGAACCATTGCGCCAACAGTTGCTCGGGCAGGCGCTTGCTGGTGCGATCCAGGGTGAGACGGATGCGCGGCACCTGGCCGACCATGACCGGGGTGCAGCTGGCCAGATGGAAGTAGCGCTCCTCCCCCGGCAGGTAGCGGCCGCGCTCGTTGCGGGGCAGGTTCTGCGACGGGCAATGGCCGGTGACCAGGCCCTGCTGGGGCCCAAGGTCGAACTCGACATACAAGGAGCCATCGCGATCGATCCGTGTGACGACGCCCTGGGAAACCTTGTTGCAATGCTTGCGGATCTTTTTGACCTCGCGGACCACGCTGGCACGCTGCAGGGCGCCCTGGATGTGGCGGTGGAGGTTTTTGATGCCCGAGAGATTGGCCTCGGGAATATCGCGCCAGGTGCCGCCATTGAGCATGGAAAAGGCCAGGATGCGGATTTCGAGGGTGCGCTCGTCGATGCGCACCTGGATGTCCTCGCCACGGTATCTGCTGCTCAGCACCTCGCTCATGGTTCGCTCGATGGTGTCGAGCACCGTGACCGGCGGCAACCGATAGAGCGCGGCCATCTCCGCGAGGGAGGTCTTGAAATGATCCAGGTGCATGGGGAGGGTCAGCGATCCTTTCCGGCAACTCGGAGGTCCTAACTGTAAAGGACCGCGGCTCCCCCAAAATTCTTGGGAAAAGTGCGGAAAGGAAATTATTTTTTTCTAAAGCCAGCGATGGACTTGGCGGGAGTAGATTGCGGGGAAAGGTGCAAATAAGCCTCGGTTTCCCATGGTGAAACGGGGCTTAACCCCTCAAGATGAAAACAAAGCCCCCCTGCTCGCACAGGGGGGCTTTGGGTCAGCTTCCAGCAGATTACAAATCAAGGCCGTTCAGCCGCGGCTCATCTCGCGCTCAAGAAGCCTGCGGATTTTATCCTGGGTTTTCTCAACTTTCTCGAAATAGAGCTCAAGCGCTGCAATACCCAGGGACGTTTTGTCCTGAACCTTGCCGATGCCGCCATTGGCGATGAATTTCTCAACCCGTGCGTTCAGACTCGGCGGAATCTTGATGTAGAAGGGCTCGGTGTTCTTCTGCGCCTCTTCGGTCTGGCCCTTGCGCCGCCTTTTTCCCGACCCGGTCACCGCGGGGAGTTCCTGGGGTTCGCCGGGAGCGAAAGACTCCCAATCCTCCATTTCGTCGTCCAGCTCTATCCCCTGCTTATCAGGCGCCGCCTGGTCTTGCGCTCCAGCGGAGCGCTCCGTGTCGGGTGCGGGCTGCGGCGCCAGGGGCATGCTCAAGGCTTTTTTCCTTTTTTCCAACTGCGCCATGAGAGCGTCGTTTTTGACCTCCAGGCGCGATTCCTTTTTCTCCTGGTCGTCCATCAGTTCACCTCCTGGGCGATGATTTCCTTGGCGAGTTGGAAGTAGGCCTGGGCGGCCGGACTCTTGGGGTCGTAGTCGATGATGGATTTGCCCATGAACACCCCCTCGTTGAGGGTCGTGTTTTCCGGGATGGCGGTTTTCAGGAAGATCTCCTCGCCAAAGAGCATCTCCATGTCCAGGGTGTTGATCCGCGCCGCCTTGGTTGCGGGAATGTCCTTGCGCAACGGCACGGCCTTGGTCGACACAACCCCGTTGAGGCGCGCGGCGTCCGGGTAGTCCTCCTGGATTTCCAGAATGGAGACGAGAAACTCAGGAATCGCGCGGGTGACGTAGGGATCGCTCTGGATCCAGGGGATCAGCACCTCGGTCGAGGCGGCCAGGGAGTTGTAGACAAAGCCGCCAAGGCCCGGGGGGGTGTCGATCAGAACATAGTCGAACAAATCGAGGTAGTCCCTGAGCATTTTGAACAGGGTGCGGCGCCGCGGAGTGATCCACTCCTCCACCCGCGCCAGGGTGATGATGGAGGGGGCAAGCAGAAGATTGGGTTTGACCTCAAGCAAGACGTCCGGCAGGGCGATTTCTCCCAGGAGCACCTCGCGCATGGTCTTTTCGTCGTCAAAGGTCGGGGACTCGTCCATGCCCAGGCCGATGGTCAACGACCCCTGGGGGTCCAGGTCGATCAGAAGAACCCGACGCTGCTGGCTCGCCAGGGCAATCCCCAGGTTTTCGGTCATGGTGGTTTTGCCCACCCCACCCTTTTGCACGCCCACGGTGATGACACGCGTGCCCTGGAAGCCGCTGCGCTGCTTGGTGACCTTGGCATAGGCCTGGCGCGCCGCCATCAGGCGCAGCTCCATGCGCTCATCCTTGCTTAACTTGGCCATATCCTCCCCCGCTTTAATTTTTTTTGTCCGTACATGCCTTGAGCAATCAAGGTTTCCATTTACCAAAAAAAAACAACTTTGTCAAAAAAAGTTTAGCTTTTTTTAAACCAAACAAAAACAAAAAAAACAAAAACATACAAAGGCAAATTTGACAAATCAAAACAAGACAAATGTTTAAATCCTAAAATTGCCTAAAGTTTCATTTCTTTTTTTAAAGCAAAAAAAAGGGAAGCTAGCCAAAAAAAGTTTTGATTTTTTTGGTATATTTTTTATAAAATTTGTTTTGTTTTCAGACGATTGGTGATGGCTTGCACGGATAGGCGCGGTCGGTCGGCGAGGGAGGGAAGTTTATGCGGCTCAAGGAATACCGCGAGGCGAGCGCAACGAAAATCCCCCTTAAGGCCCTGCGGTTTCTGGTTCAGTGCGGGGTGCTCAGTGATCCGCTCGCCGCCGGGGATCAGGAATTTCTGGAAAGGCTCGAGCGCATTTGGGGCAATGCCGATCTTCTTCGCGTTCAGATGGCCCCGATGGGACGGGTCCGGCGGGAGAACCTGACCCAGACGGCCGACTTGAGTGATCGCTGGCAACGTCATCTGCAAACCACTTTTTACAATCTTGGGATTCAGGGGCGAAAAATCTCAACCCGCAAGGTTGTGCTCGAAAACGCCAACCGCTTTCCAAGTCTTGCACGGTTGCTGGGGGAAAATCCCGACTTCGTCATGGAGGAGGCCAAGCGGATTCGGCGCCGGGCGGCCGGGTTGCGGGCAAAGGCCAAGAGAAGGGTAGGGGGCGGCGGAGAAAAATGCTAAGGAACTCTTTTGGGCAGGTAATCGACATTTTTACCTACCAAGGAAAGAAGAAAGGTCATTTTATAACGCCCCACAAAAGACCCCCGGGGAGAGCCTTGTTCGAGAACCTCTTGGTAATGCACTTGCGCTTTATTTTGTTTGCACTTTTGTTCTTTTTTTTCGGCTCGGCCAAAAGTTTCGCCTATACTTCGCAGGATTGAGTTTTTCGGGGGAGTTACTCTGATGAAGGTAGGCTTGGAGTTGGGCCGCTTGGTCATTGGCGGGACTTTAACCGGGCAGTCCTTTTGTATCGATGCGGCCGATGGGGCCAAGTGTCTTGAATCGCGCGAGGGACTGCTGTCCATCCTCGACAAAATTCCTGGGAATTTCGCCCAGCACATGACGGGTCTTGCGCTGGCGCTGCCATCCGAGCGTATCACTCCGGCGTTGCAGGGGTGGCTCCGGGAGTGGACGGCAAGGACGCGATTGCGGGCCGAAGAGGTCGTCCTGGTCGATCTTAAGGACGCATTGCTGGAGAGCTGGGTCGCGCGCGATCGCAAAAGGCGCCATCGCGCCCATGCCGCAGGTTTGCTGGTCGGCATGGTGGATGTGGTGTTTTTTCTGGTCCAGGGGGGACGAATCGAAGCCGATTCGGTCGTGAGACTGGAAGGGGAGGGGATCGCAACGCTTCTCGCTTCAGAAGACCTTTCGTCCGATCACCTGTTGTGCGTCCTCAATCCCTTGAGCAAGCAAAGCCGTCAGCAGTGGAGCGAAATTGACGCCCAAGCAACACTCTGGGCGCAGCAATTGTGGCGCCGGATTTGCTTTCTGAGGGACTGGGTGCAGGATCCGGATTTCCCGATTTTGTTGGGCGGACCAGGAGGCCCAATTCTCAAGGAATACCTGGGGCGATCCTGTGAGTCACCCCTGTGGAGTGGTGAGAATTTCCCACTTGAAATGGCCCGTGGCGCAATTTCCAAAGCCTTTCCCCGGCGCCGCGCAGCGAAGGCAACCCCGACAAAAAGCCGCCTGATTGTCCAAATCAGGGACCAGGAAATTTTGGAGGAATTGCATTGCTTGCCCAAAAAAGTCCGGGGTAAAGTTGTCGAAAAAGCCCTTCGAAACGCTCTTCTCGGAAAAAATAGACATCGTTTTTTGGAGGGAATTTAGGCAACAAAGGATCTTTCCAGGGGGGAAATAATGGCTGGAGCAGGGGGGGAAAAGTCCAAAAAAGAGGAACGCAAAAAGCAGGAACAGCTCCACCAAAAACAGTTGGAGTTGTTTACGATCCCGGACATTGCGGGATCGGGCTTGTCTCA is part of the Geoalkalibacter sp. genome and encodes:
- a CDS encoding HD domain-containing protein; this translates as MWREDPIACALLAASGLCALYALVLLIRAKEKDHFVVTLRELGIHAGYLQEKEASRKQILSIDELAKLWRQPVGYFHEDYRPKIQNENAKDFFREYVQTSPWFDRKKLLHRGIIAQLLERYDKEHPSPSVVKNPAFREDHDTKWSKQSYEVLRQVSLLDHVLNAASVAVAHLIEREETWQIPRVLIAVLAHDLGKLPSVNGGKDYATGVHPVNAANLLRTIEGFDQLPSREEILKAVISHHDSGPLQGLAALVQYADRGARKFEYQAYAGNESVPEWIAPVTLPAIERILNPYAPLPCDSDDALPGAEEDDPGFFSLQTRQALQSPGKPQPRPPAAVEPPKDFSQPPPQQPSLAHMREQDEHASPLQDAKWEDAIAIARGCADIELKEFAERLRIGKTRAQAMLEILRQGGYFLDPQNQAEPAGLSEDTREDAPGRVGQGPGAKLSFLPETPEQLVQLFESGAQEMKEIIALVDGMSLYGVSEEVPPACRQKSREALGFSQATPEAIAPASGSEEEPRFLSGTRTVFDLDLGGEGQGAGEAKPLTSPLADISPWFRPDEALRELQLRLDVDQKTLDRGRGFWQGVSDLTTHTAWFNVQALKDIAGRQIEKHTQDYELSEQITSQDALFRPIQDSILRAMVGYFRDNGLLRNLLAPNAYCVPVWLTEQTGDRREAWMVPFRLYPEFYATKKEASQRKKANPLVARVIAVQPQGPKAQGELLQGE
- a CDS encoding type IV secretory system conjugative DNA transfer family protein, encoding MSLARSIIQKWRKKLETAQAVRRENLASVRGVATLNKQSRTRRRNHAEEAKRLAFTQPRLAKLKTRLGEGVELKKKEKLLSLEIPDSYRCAGAWVFGSTRSGKSRLLEQIAISDIRKGYSTVIFDPKGDPELFNAIAYWALKTGRKDDLMLVTPIFPDLSAVIDPLASYYMIEELVAHITAGVSVGDDPYYYNVAYEMALGITTGLITLAVANHRQPVFNLKEVENYVSYNGLTKLRDQLASLDPTKDIENLVQMLNRILSTPPDFFAKVGSSLRVALSELTNGHVGRIIGKADENRFLKRLEEGKTVIMVVQLGALLTARAAQTTAKVILSMIQSYIGRVLASGGKIHPPLTLHIDEAQSCIHSGFPDMIAQVGSSNTFITAYNQSINQLTDVLGHEKTYSILDNANTKIFFRVPDSETADYVSRHLGERKILSPILSFGGGFSVRETEDLMVKTSDVLSLAPREFYLMTFGGVYRGKTYDVPHCPLAVQFPTPNTIRKIR
- a CDS encoding ParA family protein, whose translation is MAKLSKDERMELRLMAARQAYAKVTKQRSGFQGTRVITVGVQKGGVGKTTMTENLGIALASQQRRVLLIDLDPQGSLTIGLGMDESPTFDDEKTMREVLLGEIALPDVLLEVKPNLLLAPSIITLARVEEWITPRRRTLFKMLRDYLDLFDYVLIDTPPGLGGFVYNSLAASTEVLIPWIQSDPYVTRAIPEFLVSILEIQEDYPDAARLNGVVSTKAVPLRKDIPATKAARINTLDMEMLFGEEIFLKTAIPENTTLNEGVFMGKSIIDYDPKSPAAQAYFQLAKEIIAQEVN